One Saccharopolyspora erythraea NRRL 2338 genomic region harbors:
- a CDS encoding response regulator: MTTRVFVVDDHEVIRRGIAALVNAESDLELIGEASTVAESLALVPQANPDVAVLDVRLPDGNGVELCRELQSRRPGLRCLMLTSFDDHDALMDAIIAGAAGFVLKGVVSEELVNAIRTAGSGESLLSAKKTEAMLAWLRREQEQADPLRELTAREREVLELIGEGLTNREISQRMFLAEKTVKNYVSQMLSKLAMRHRSEAAVLATELRLDKDSRKH; the protein is encoded by the coding sequence ATGACGACACGCGTGTTCGTGGTGGACGACCACGAGGTGATTCGTCGCGGCATCGCCGCACTGGTCAACGCCGAGAGCGACCTGGAGCTCATCGGCGAGGCGTCCACGGTCGCCGAGTCGCTGGCGCTGGTACCGCAGGCGAACCCGGACGTGGCGGTGCTCGACGTCCGGCTGCCCGACGGCAACGGCGTGGAGCTGTGCCGGGAGCTGCAGTCGCGCCGGCCCGGACTTCGCTGCCTGATGCTCACCTCGTTCGACGATCACGACGCGCTCATGGACGCGATCATCGCCGGTGCGGCGGGGTTCGTCCTCAAGGGTGTGGTGAGCGAGGAACTGGTCAACGCCATCCGCACCGCGGGCTCGGGCGAGTCGCTGCTCAGCGCGAAGAAGACCGAGGCGATGCTGGCGTGGCTGCGCCGCGAGCAGGAGCAGGCCGATCCGCTGCGCGAGCTCACCGCCCGGGAGCGCGAGGTGCTGGAGCTGATCGGCGAGGGCCTGACCAACCGCGAGATCTCCCAGCGCATGTTCCTGGCGGAGAAGACGGTCAAGAACTACGTCTCGCAGATGCTGTCGAAGCTGGCGATGCGCCACCGCAGCGAGGCGGCCGTGCTGGCCACCGAGCTGCGGCTGGACAAGGACTCGCGGAAGCACTGA
- a CDS encoding ATP-binding cassette domain-containing protein: MWRGLHDSASTRPIRSWCSAMPGRYSTRLRPPRGPHLARGPRGQWLSAGTAPRPLPPTRPPAPDRPSPGGPPPAVELEAVTMTFPSSRGSGYTAVRDVDFAIPRGRFVSVVGPTGCGKSTVLNAVAGLRVRHVGRSESTARC, encoded by the coding sequence ATGTGGAGGGGGCTCCATGACAGTGCGAGCACCCGGCCCATCCGATCCTGGTGCTCGGCGATGCCAGGGCGGTACTCGACGCGGTTGCGCCCACCACGAGGGCCGCACCTGGCGCGAGGCCCACGAGGACAGTGGCTCTCCGCCGGCACCGCGCCGCGCCCACTTCCGCCAACACGACCCCCAGCACCCGACCGTCCGTCCCCCGGCGGACCGCCGCCCGCCGTCGAACTGGAGGCGGTGACGATGACCTTCCCGTCGTCGCGCGGCTCCGGGTACACCGCGGTCCGAGACGTGGACTTCGCGATTCCGCGGGGACGTTTCGTCTCCGTCGTCGGCCCTACCGGGTGCGGCAAGTCCACCGTGCTCAACGCGGTCGCGGGGCTGCGCGTCCGTCACGTGGGCAGGTCAGAATCCACGGCGAGGTGCTGA
- a CDS encoding CBS domain-containing protein yields the protein MTTARDIMHAGAKCVNEGESLQRAAQMMRDLNVGSLPICGNDDRLHGMITDRDIVVKCCAEGKDLSQVKAGELAQGTPHWVDADADLKQVLNLMEQHQIRRLPVIADHRLVGMISEADLARNLSDEQLAHFVENVYATSG from the coding sequence ATGACGACGGCTCGCGACATCATGCACGCAGGCGCCAAGTGCGTGAACGAGGGGGAAAGCCTGCAGAGGGCCGCCCAGATGATGCGTGATCTCAACGTCGGCTCGCTGCCCATCTGCGGCAACGACGACCGGTTGCACGGCATGATCACCGATCGCGACATCGTGGTGAAGTGCTGCGCGGAGGGCAAGGACCTGTCCCAGGTCAAGGCCGGTGAGCTCGCGCAGGGGACCCCGCACTGGGTCGATGCCGACGCCGACTTGAAGCAGGTGCTCAACCTGATGGAGCAGCACCAGATCCGCCGGCTCCCGGTGATCGCCGACCACCGGCTGGTCGGCATGATCAGCGAGGCCGACCTGGCTCGCAACCTCAGCGACGAGCAGTTGGCGCACTTCGTGGAGAACGTCTACGCGACCAGCGGCTGA
- a CDS encoding MFS transporter produces the protein MTSTDSHQAPRVTDAEAGRIAFAAFVGTALEWYDYFLYGTAASIVFNRLYFSTGDPVVATLAAFASFAVGFVARPVGAVVFGHVGDRFGRRRSLIITVTMIGVVTGLIGLLPDYTTIGVAAPVLLTLLRVLQGVAVGGEWGGAVTLAVEHAPPEHRGRYAALPQVGSPIGTLLSSGAFTLVSLMPPEAFDAWGWRLPFLAAIPLLFVALYLRRRVEESPLFTVLLEQHERASLPALEVLRNSLGRVLTGLCASLLGVGGFYLLTTFAISYGTETLGLPRSLMLSATLVAAVVEIAVLLVFGRLAERLGPGTVCVVGSVASAVMAFPVFWMLDTRSAPLVVLAVTLGVACLSVPYAVSGSLLTELFPPHLRYSGVSISFNLGGVVSGFVPLAATSLMAAGGGSGAVALLLVGLSALTAVGGLVGGRLRVRDEVSVV, from the coding sequence ATGACCAGCACAGACAGCCACCAGGCACCACGGGTCACCGACGCCGAGGCCGGCCGGATCGCCTTCGCGGCGTTCGTGGGCACCGCGCTCGAGTGGTACGACTACTTCCTCTACGGCACGGCCGCGTCGATCGTCTTCAACCGCCTGTACTTCTCCACCGGCGATCCCGTCGTGGCGACCCTGGCAGCCTTCGCGTCGTTCGCGGTCGGCTTCGTCGCCCGGCCGGTCGGCGCGGTGGTCTTCGGCCACGTCGGCGACCGGTTCGGCCGCAGGCGCTCGCTGATCATCACGGTGACCATGATCGGTGTGGTCACCGGGCTGATCGGCCTGCTGCCGGACTACACCACGATCGGCGTGGCCGCGCCGGTCCTGCTCACGCTGCTGCGCGTGTTGCAGGGCGTCGCGGTGGGCGGCGAGTGGGGCGGCGCGGTGACCTTGGCGGTCGAGCACGCCCCGCCGGAGCACCGCGGCCGCTACGCGGCGCTGCCGCAGGTCGGCTCGCCGATCGGCACGCTGCTGTCCTCCGGTGCGTTCACCCTCGTCTCCCTGATGCCGCCGGAGGCCTTCGACGCGTGGGGCTGGCGGCTTCCGTTCCTGGCGGCGATCCCGCTGCTGTTCGTCGCGCTCTACCTGCGCCGCCGCGTCGAGGAGTCGCCGCTGTTCACCGTGCTGCTCGAACAGCACGAACGCGCCTCGCTGCCGGCGCTGGAGGTGCTGCGCAACTCGCTGGGCCGGGTGCTGACCGGGCTGTGCGCCTCGCTGCTGGGCGTGGGCGGGTTCTACCTGCTGACCACCTTCGCGATCAGCTACGGCACCGAGACGCTGGGGCTGCCGCGGTCGCTGATGCTCTCGGCCACGTTGGTGGCGGCGGTCGTCGAGATCGCGGTGCTGCTGGTCTTCGGCAGGCTCGCCGAACGCCTGGGGCCCGGGACGGTGTGCGTGGTGGGCAGCGTCGCCTCGGCGGTGATGGCCTTCCCGGTCTTCTGGATGCTCGACACCCGAAGCGCGCCGCTGGTGGTGCTCGCCGTGACGCTCGGAGTGGCGTGCCTGTCGGTGCCCTACGCGGTGTCCGGCTCGCTGCTGACCGAGCTTTTCCCGCCGCACCTGCGCTACAGCGGCGTGTCGATCTCCTTCAACCTCGGCGGCGTGGTGAGCGGATTCGTGCCGTTGGCGGCCACTTCGCTGATGGCCGCGGGCGGCGGTTCGGGGGCGGTCGCGCTGCTTCTGGTGGGGCTTTCGGCGCTGACCGCGGTCGGTGGTTTGGTCGGTGGCCGCCTGCGGGTAAGGGACGAGGTGAGCGTCGTCTGA